The Vanessa tameamea isolate UH-Manoa-2023 chromosome 2, ilVanTame1 primary haplotype, whole genome shotgun sequence genome has a segment encoding these proteins:
- the LOC113399728 gene encoding LOW QUALITY PROTEIN: metallo-beta-lactamase domain-containing protein 1 (The sequence of the model RefSeq protein was modified relative to this genomic sequence to represent the inferred CDS: substituted 1 base at 1 genomic stop codon), with product MSTIVVLYAGYSDLKNELEMCANCSCTLIKGYNNIIVDTMTPWDSDKIVSALKREDLTVEEINYVISTHGHSDHTGNNNLFLKAKHIVGFSVSYKDNYYLHPFQEGKEFIINDDVKVVPTPGHTLTDVTVLVMNGAKETVAITGDLFEKIEDIVXYILYSTIWLDAGSEDHIQQRKNRSKIAQLADWIVPGHGPKFKVTDQIRESLLQQIVKDQS from the exons ATTCAGATCTCAAAAATGAACTTGAAATGTGTGCAAATTGTagttgtacacttataaaaggttacaataatataatagtggATACTATGACACCATGGGACTCAGATAAAATTGTTTCTG ctCTTAAAAGAGAAGATCTCACTGTTGAAGAAATTAATTATGTCATATCAACACATGGGCATTCAGATCATACAGGCAATAATAATCTTTTCCTCAAAGCAAAACATATTGTTGGTTTTAGTGTTTCCTATAAAGACAATTACTACTTACATCCTTTTCAAgaag GTAaagagtttattataaatgatgatgTGAAAGTAGTACCAACTCCAGGGCATACACTCACAGATGTAACAGTTCTAGTAATGAATGGTGCAAAAGAAACTGTTGCTATTACAG gtgatttatttgaaaaaattgaggatatagtataatatatattatattcaactatTTGGCTTGATGCTGGTAGTGAAGATCATATTCAGCAAAGAAAAAATAGATCAAAAATAGCTCAATTAGCAGATTGGATTGTACCAGGACATGGACCAAAGTTTAAAGTTACAGATCAAATCAGAGAGTCCTTACTACAACAAATTGTTAAGGATCAgtcttga